ataaattgcaTCCCAAaggaaatagaaaaatataaacacctcaaatatataaatatgtctcataacaaaattgaaggtATAGACAAGCTGTACAGTCTGAGCAACGTCGTTTTTTTAGACCTTTCTAACAATTCGATTAAGGCTGTAAAGAAGATGGAAAGCAATTGCTTGAAAAATTGCGTCTACATGAATTTATCTCACAATATGATTAAAAAGGTGGaggatataaaaatgaaaaatttaatagaACTCGATTTGTCCTACAATAGCATGGACAGTATGAACATCAGTCTGCCTAGCTgtctaaaaaaattgaacctctcaaataataacataaaaaagttaGCTCTTAAAAAtcagctagccaatttgGAGGCCATAGACTTGTCATCCAACCCGATAGAAAATATAGACTTTAGCGAAATCACCCCAAACATAAATTAcctcaaaatgaacaacaaCAGTAGCATGCCTATGAGTCAGCTGAGTAACCTGAACAGCTTCAAGGGGCTGCAACGCCTGGACATGGAAAACTATCTGCATTTCAAAGACATATCGTATAAGGAGGTTAAGCAAATTTTGGTCGCAAACACGAAGGATATTGCCCTGCAGAGGTTTAATGGCAACCGCATAGACAGGCAAGGCGCCGCGGGGCCCACCAGAAAGAACCCTTCCCAGTAGCCCACCGAGGGGGAAGATAAACTTTAATACGTAAAAACTGGAGGAAGGTGAACAGAAGTTGGCGCAACGGGaaatgtgattttttttttcttagcGGTCTTTCCGTTTGCCCCTACTCTGCTGCTATGGTGAAGTAGCCTTGCCGTAAGACACACCGGGTGAGCACATATCTATGTGTTGTGGGTACATCCCTAACAGGGGTCCCGCATCCGTCTCGGATGTAGAAACTTGGCAAACTTTGcaattctcctttttgtttccccttttgaataTAACTCGTGTACCGTTGGGAGCAAAGCGGAGGAAAAAAGTGCAAAGGAAAGGCGCACCTACGAGTGAGCagttttccctttcttttaTGGCAGGGGGTTCCCCGTTCGATGATAAAACAGCTGCATGCTGCAAATGtctacataaaaatgagtcGTTCGTCTGTTCCTTTAAACGTGTCCTCCGCGAAAGTGAGGGAGGGGCGATGTTGTTCTTAGCACTCCCCCAAGCGCTTGGACCGCCTGTAGGCGCGTTCCCGAATTGTTCAATTTTGACGCCCACGGTGGCGTTCGTCAAGGGGGGTTCATCACGGCGGGTCTCACATTGGACGCGCGGAACGGGCGAAAACTGACCCAGCTGACCCAAGCGTTTCGCAGTCACTTCGAAACAACTTCGAAATAACTTTGCAGTCACTGCGCTCGTGGCAAGCGAACACGTAGAGGTGCGGACTCCCGTTCGATCCCCTCCTGCGTCGATTTGTGCAGCACACCAGCTCAACAGAGTTGTTGcgtgaaggggggagaaaaggaagcgcGGATGGGAGAAAGGAAAGGcgggaagaagagaaaaaagaaacaaaaaaacaaacacacGACGAacgaaacaaacaaacgaacaAAGAATGACTGACTGGTTGGCCGAATCAATCACGTTTGACCCCTTTTGCGACATTGTACAGAACACCCCATGCGTGGAAACATATCTCCATCTtaagtaacaaaaaaaaaagtggaaggcGAAAAGGCAGGGATGAAAATTGCCTCACGTttgccgcaaaaaaaaaaagtacatgtacgcatttatacatacatatttatatatacatatttatatatacatatttatacatacatatttatacatacatatttatacgtacatatttatatacacataatTCTGTACCTCCGTACGCACTTGTGCAAAATTGCGTCCGCACATGTGACACTTTGGCATCCATCCAGGCCACGTACGCACAGGCAGTACACCTCAAATGTagatatgaagaaaaaaaggaaaagaaagcgAACATGTGAATAATTTTGAATTTCGCCCATGCGCAGGGGTGTTATATGCATTTGCGTACCCTCACACGTACGTTTGCAATCGCATCGCCGTTCGCTTTTGCGTCCGCCTTTGCATCCGCCTGTGCATCTCCGTTCGCTTATTCGCGTACACATCACTCCCACGCAGTGGCAGCGTATACATATTTGTACTCGAGCGCAcgtttgtaaatatattttctgtGCCCGCgattaattttcattttctgttGTATTTTGCCTTTgattggaaaataaaagaaaaaaaaaatgaacattcatGTGCACAAATATTTGCCATGAAGAAAtcatttgttttgttttgtcaCGCGAAATTTGCATTCGAAGAGgagtaaggaaaaaaaaaaaaaaaaaacgcagggAGAAAGCGGAAGAAAGGAGGAAgtgggaagaggaagaaaaggaaaagtcaAAGCGGGCCAAGTGAACTTTGGGAGGAAAGTCAGTCGAGGGGGCGCAGGATAAGCGGAAAAGCGGATAAACGAGCTGCAGGTGAGAAAAAAGCTAGGCCAAAAAAACCGGTTGGGAGAGCGGCTAAATAGCAGGAGGATAGCAGCGAAGTAGCGAGGGAGTAGCCAAGGAGGGAGCCACCAACTGGGCCAACCAAGTAGACCAACAAGTAGACCTCCACGTTGGACGCAGAATGTGCCAAAAAATAGGCAAAGGTGTGAGCCTGCAAAATTGCTCAGAAGGAACTGTCGACAGATAGACGCGcttcctttccttccttctttttgcagcatgatttttattttttcgcatcGCCACGAGTGACTCCCTGAACGAGATATTGTGGCCGTAAGGGATGTGCATTTTCACACCTCTgtctttattaatttattctcACCCCTGTGCGAGcatgtatatgcacacatgtgtacgcacatatgtgtaatgttgttccttttcctctgTTTATGTTACCCCCCCTCTGTGTGATTCCTCCTCcaagtttttcctctttgccTGTTTTTACGTGAACGCACAGCGCAGTCAGCATTGTGggatttcccttttttttttttttttttttttttttttgcatccctGCCGTCTGACCAatcagcagcagcagaagaagaggcaTCACAAGTGGCCCCTCCATCGGTAGCCATTCTTCTCATGCATGATTGCACCCCGTTttaaagcagaaaaaatgaagaatgaGGAAATTTACGTCAATTCACGAAATGTtcaaaatgcacaaaatgcacaaaatggagatcCATCCTTAAAAACGGAGGTGGAAGACGATAAGGATGATACGAACATGAGCGTAGTTCGATACGATTATCTCGGTAAGGCAGACATGAATGGAAGTTACGATGCGGAAGATGTGAAGAGCAAAAACTTCGATGAAGACAGCAGCCTTAACAACAAGCTAATATCCACAATAGAAAGTGAAAATCACCTGAACGAGGAATACAAATATGGATACGATAATGAAGTTTTGGCTAGCCAGGAAATGCAAGccatttcaaaaattatgaaaagtaaaaatatgacttgtgtgcaaaatgttt
The DNA window shown above is from Plasmodium vivax chromosome 9, whole genome shotgun sequence and carries:
- a CDS encoding hypothetical protein, conserved (encoded by transcript PVX_092920A), whose protein sequence is MSSAGKVANANGRHNALKSNSSSREDVTKESTKGDEESGELEGDTQEGKAENATTNDTPGEGNPSVEDQSTESAKTSRSNEDALFHIKDGLTQLEKTLSGEGYAFSNLTCKNKNINCIPKEIEKYKHLKYINMSHNKIEGIDKLYSLSNVVFLDLSNNSIKAVKKMESNCLKNCVYMNLSHNMIKKVEDIKMKNLIELDLSYNSMDSMNISLPSCLKKLNLSNNNIKKLALKNQLANLEAIDLSSNPIENIDFSEITPNINYLKMNNNSSMPMSQLSNLNSFKGLQRLDMENYLHFKDISYKEVKQILVANTKDIALQRFNGNRIDRQGAAGPTRKNPSQ